The following proteins are encoded in a genomic region of Phragmites australis chromosome 9, lpPhrAust1.1, whole genome shotgun sequence:
- the LOC133929294 gene encoding probable starch synthase 4, chloroplastic/amyloplastic isoform X2 has product MACSVAAGAEATALLFRHPAPSLIAGRRCQAVPRRTRHRNLRIGVQPPQKSTPSANHRNRPNIQRDIAAASSDEDRRQNFEDENGLPNIQLEDLVGMIQNTEKNILLLNQARLQALEHADKILIEKEALQRKVNILEMKLSETGAQPKLSSEGKSAAEISDSQILMEFDVLKEENMLLKDDIKFLKTKLIEITETEESLFKLEKERALLDASLRELECRFIAAQSDMLKLGPLQHDAWWEKVENLEELLESTAKQVEHAAMILDRYHDFQDKVEKLEASLGAAKVSKFCFYLVDLLQQRAKSVEERFQACNHEMHSQFELYEHSIVEFHDTLNKIIKESEKKSLEHYAEGMPSEFWSRISLLIDGWSLEKKISCNDANMLREMAWKRDNCLREAYLSSRGMEERELMDSFLKVALPGTSYGLHIVHIAAEMAPVAKVGGLADVISGLGKSLQKKGHLVEIILPKYDCMQHNQINNLKVLDAVVQSYFEGHVFGNKIWTGTVGGLPVYFIEPQHPAKFFWRAQYYGEHDDFKRFSYFSRAALELLYQSGKKIDIIHCHDWQTAFVAPLYWDVYANLGFNAARICFTCHNFEYQGTAPAQDLAYCGLDVEHLDRPDRMRDNSHGRINVVKGAIVYSNIVTTVSPTYAQEVRSEGGRGLQDTLKVHSKKFVGILNGIDTDTWNPSTDKFLKVQYIANDLHGKSANKAALRKQLKLSSAYASQPLREFEGIADHFQNNNNIRLILKYDDALSHMIFAASDMFIVPSMFEPCGLTQMIAMRYGSVPIVRKTGGLNDSVFDFDDETIPVELRNGFTFVKADEQGFNSAMERAFNYYTRKPEVWKQLVQNDMRIDFSWDSSASQYEDIYQRAVARARAGA; this is encoded by the exons ATGGCGTGCTCGGTGGCGGCTGGTGCCGAGGCGACCGCTCTCCTGTTCCGCCACCCCGCCCCGTCTCTAATCGCCGGGCGCCGCTGCCAAGCCGTGCCCCGCCGGACTCGCCACCGAAATCTCAG GATTGGCGTGCAGCCTCCTCAGAAGAGTACGCCTAGTGCTAACCACCGTAATAGGCCTAATATCCAGAGAGATATAGCAGCAGCTTCCAGTGACGAAGATCGCCGACAG AATTTTGAAGACGAAAATGGCCTGCCAAACATTCAACTGGAAGATTTGGTAGGAATGATACAGAATACTGAGAAAA ATATATTGCTTCTGAATCAAGCTCGTCTTCAGGCATTGGAACATGCTGACAAAATTCTTATAGAGAAGGAAGCTTTGCAACGGAAGGTTAACATTTTAGAGATGAAATTGTCGGAAACTGGTGCACAACCAAAGCTTTCAAGTGAAGGGAAGTCTGCTGCAGAGATTAGTGACTCTCAGATTCTTATGGAGTTTGATGTTCTAAAGGAAGAGAATATGCTACTTAAGGATGACATAAAATTTCTTAAAACAAAGCTTATCGAGATCACTGAGACAGAAGAGAGTCTATTCAAATTGGAGAAAGAGCGCGCTCTTTTAGATGCTTCTCTCAGAGAGCTGGAGTGTAGATTCATAGCTGCCCAATCTGATATGTTGAAACTTGGTCCTCTGCAGCATGATGCCTGGTGGGAGAAAGTAGAAAATTTGGAAGAATTGCTTGAATCTACAGCAAAACAAGTCGAGCATGCTGCTATGATACTAGACCGCTATCATGATTTCCAGGATAAGGTTGAAAAATTAGAAGCATCATTGGGAGCAGCGAAGGTATCAAAATTctgtttttatttggttgatctTTTGCAGCAAAGGGCAAAATCAGTAGAAGAGCGCTTCCAGGCATGTAATCATGAAATGCATTCTCAATTTGAACTGTATGAGCACTCAATAGTGGAATTTCATGATACTCTCAACAAAATAATAAAGGAAAGTGAGAAAAAATCACTGGAGCATTATGCAGAAGGCATGCCATCTGAGTTCTGGAGTAGAATCTCTCTTTTGATTGATGGGTGGTCGCTTGAGAAGAAAATATCCTGCAATGATGCAAATATGTTAAGAGAAATGGCTTGGAAAAGAGATAATTGTCTTCGGGAAGCATACTTGTCATCCAGAGGTATGGAAGAGAGGGAACTGATGGATAGTTTTCTAAAGGTGGCACTACCTGGAACGAG CTATGGTTTGCACATTGTCCACATAGCAGCAGAGATGGCTCCTGTTGCAAAG GTTGGTGGTTTGGCAGATGTGATATCTGGTCTTGGCAAGTCACTTCAGAAAAAGGGGCATCTAGTTGAGATTATTCTTCCCAAATATGACTGCATGCAGCATAATCAAATTAACAATCTTAAG GTTCTAGATGCTGTGGTACAGTCCTACTTTGAGGGACATGTGTTTGGGAACAAAATATGGACTGGGACTGTCGGAG GCCTTCCTGTCTACTTTATTGAGCCACAGCATCCAGCTAAGTTCTTCTGGAGGGCACAATACTATGGAGAGCATGATGACTTCAAACGTTTTTCCTACTTTAGTCGTGCAGCACTGGAATTACTTTACCAATCTGGGAAGAAAATTGACATAATCCACTGCCATGACTGGCAGACTGCATTTGTT GCACCTCTTTATTGGGATGTATATGCAAATCTGGGCTTCAACGCAGCTAGAATTTGTTTCACCTGCCACAATTTTGAATATCAAGGAACTGCTCCAGCTCAGGATTTAGCATACTGTGGCCTTGATGTTGAGCACCTGGATAGACCAGACAGAATGCGAGATAATTCGCATGGCAGAATAAATGTTGTTAAG GGTGCAATTGTTTATTCCAACATTGTCACAACTGTATCACCAACATATGCTCAAGAGGTCCGCTCAGAG GGTGGGCGTGGGCTCCAAGATACACTTAAAGTGCATTCCAAGAAATTTGTCGGAATACTTAATGGAATCGACACAGACACATGGAATCCTTCTACAGATAAGTTTCTCAAAGTTCAGTATATTGCTAATGATCTACATGGGAAATCAGCAAACAAAGCAGCTCTCAGAAAGCAGCTAAAGCTGTCTTCTGCTTATGCTTCCCAACCACTA AGGGAATTTGAGGGTATTGCAGACCATTTTCAGAACAACAACAATATCCGGTTGATTTTGAAGTATGATGATGCTCtgtcacatatgatttttgcaGCTTCAGACATGTTCATTGTTCCTTCTATGTTTGAGCCATGTGGCCTCACTCAG ATGATAGCCATGCGGTATGGTTCTGTGCCAATCGTTCGAAAAACAGGTGGTTTGAATGACAG TGTTTTTGACTTTGATGATGAAACGATACCTGTGGAACTGCGAAATGGCTTTACATTTGTGAAGGCTGATGAGCAG GGTTTTAATAGTGCAATGGAAAGAGCTTTCAACTACTACACTAGAAAACCAGAAGTCTGGAAACAATTAGTACAAAATGACATGAGGATAGATTTCAGCTGGGATTCTTCAGCTTCACAATACGAGGATATCTATCAAAGAGCGGTTGCTCGAGCAAGGGCGGGAGCGTAA
- the LOC133929294 gene encoding probable starch synthase 4, chloroplastic/amyloplastic isoform X1, whose amino-acid sequence MACSVAAGAEATALLFRHPAPSLIAGRRCQAVPRRTRHRNLRIGVQPPQKSTPSANHRNRPNIQRDIAAASSDEDRRQNFEDENGLPNIQLEDLVGMIQNTEKNILLLNQARLQALEHADKILIEKEALQRKVNILEMKLSETGAQPKLSSEGKSAAEISDSQILMEFDVLKEENMLLKDDIKFLKTKLIEITETEESLFKLEKERALLDASLRELECRFIAAQSDMLKLGPLQHDAWWEKVENLEELLESTAKQVEHAAMILDRYHDFQDKVEKLEASLGAAKVSKFCFYLVDLLQQRAKSVEERFQACNHEMHSQFELYEHSIVEFHDTLNKIIKESEKKSLEHYAEGMPSEFWSRISLLIDGWSLEKKISCNDANMLREMAWKRDNCLREAYLSSRGMEERELMDSFLKVALPGTSYGLHIVHIAAEMAPVAKVGGLADVISGLGKSLQKKGHLVEIILPKYDCMQHNQINNLKVLDAVVQSYFEGHVFGNKIWTGTVGGLPVYFIEPQHPAKFFWRAQYYGEHDDFKRFSYFSRAALELLYQSGKKIDIIHCHDWQTAFVAPLYWDVYANLGFNAARICFTCHNFEYQGTAPAQDLAYCGLDVEHLDRPDRMRDNSHGRINVVKGAIVYSNIVTTVSPTYAQEVRSEGGRGLQDTLKVHSKKFVGILNGIDTDTWNPSTDKFLKVQYIANDLHGKSANKAALRKQLKLSSAYASQPLVGCITRLVPQKGVHLIRHAIYKTAELGGQFVLLGSSPVPHIQREFEGIADHFQNNNNIRLILKYDDALSHMIFAASDMFIVPSMFEPCGLTQMIAMRYGSVPIVRKTGGLNDSVFDFDDETIPVELRNGFTFVKADEQGFNSAMERAFNYYTRKPEVWKQLVQNDMRIDFSWDSSASQYEDIYQRAVARARAGA is encoded by the exons ATGGCGTGCTCGGTGGCGGCTGGTGCCGAGGCGACCGCTCTCCTGTTCCGCCACCCCGCCCCGTCTCTAATCGCCGGGCGCCGCTGCCAAGCCGTGCCCCGCCGGACTCGCCACCGAAATCTCAG GATTGGCGTGCAGCCTCCTCAGAAGAGTACGCCTAGTGCTAACCACCGTAATAGGCCTAATATCCAGAGAGATATAGCAGCAGCTTCCAGTGACGAAGATCGCCGACAG AATTTTGAAGACGAAAATGGCCTGCCAAACATTCAACTGGAAGATTTGGTAGGAATGATACAGAATACTGAGAAAA ATATATTGCTTCTGAATCAAGCTCGTCTTCAGGCATTGGAACATGCTGACAAAATTCTTATAGAGAAGGAAGCTTTGCAACGGAAGGTTAACATTTTAGAGATGAAATTGTCGGAAACTGGTGCACAACCAAAGCTTTCAAGTGAAGGGAAGTCTGCTGCAGAGATTAGTGACTCTCAGATTCTTATGGAGTTTGATGTTCTAAAGGAAGAGAATATGCTACTTAAGGATGACATAAAATTTCTTAAAACAAAGCTTATCGAGATCACTGAGACAGAAGAGAGTCTATTCAAATTGGAGAAAGAGCGCGCTCTTTTAGATGCTTCTCTCAGAGAGCTGGAGTGTAGATTCATAGCTGCCCAATCTGATATGTTGAAACTTGGTCCTCTGCAGCATGATGCCTGGTGGGAGAAAGTAGAAAATTTGGAAGAATTGCTTGAATCTACAGCAAAACAAGTCGAGCATGCTGCTATGATACTAGACCGCTATCATGATTTCCAGGATAAGGTTGAAAAATTAGAAGCATCATTGGGAGCAGCGAAGGTATCAAAATTctgtttttatttggttgatctTTTGCAGCAAAGGGCAAAATCAGTAGAAGAGCGCTTCCAGGCATGTAATCATGAAATGCATTCTCAATTTGAACTGTATGAGCACTCAATAGTGGAATTTCATGATACTCTCAACAAAATAATAAAGGAAAGTGAGAAAAAATCACTGGAGCATTATGCAGAAGGCATGCCATCTGAGTTCTGGAGTAGAATCTCTCTTTTGATTGATGGGTGGTCGCTTGAGAAGAAAATATCCTGCAATGATGCAAATATGTTAAGAGAAATGGCTTGGAAAAGAGATAATTGTCTTCGGGAAGCATACTTGTCATCCAGAGGTATGGAAGAGAGGGAACTGATGGATAGTTTTCTAAAGGTGGCACTACCTGGAACGAG CTATGGTTTGCACATTGTCCACATAGCAGCAGAGATGGCTCCTGTTGCAAAG GTTGGTGGTTTGGCAGATGTGATATCTGGTCTTGGCAAGTCACTTCAGAAAAAGGGGCATCTAGTTGAGATTATTCTTCCCAAATATGACTGCATGCAGCATAATCAAATTAACAATCTTAAG GTTCTAGATGCTGTGGTACAGTCCTACTTTGAGGGACATGTGTTTGGGAACAAAATATGGACTGGGACTGTCGGAG GCCTTCCTGTCTACTTTATTGAGCCACAGCATCCAGCTAAGTTCTTCTGGAGGGCACAATACTATGGAGAGCATGATGACTTCAAACGTTTTTCCTACTTTAGTCGTGCAGCACTGGAATTACTTTACCAATCTGGGAAGAAAATTGACATAATCCACTGCCATGACTGGCAGACTGCATTTGTT GCACCTCTTTATTGGGATGTATATGCAAATCTGGGCTTCAACGCAGCTAGAATTTGTTTCACCTGCCACAATTTTGAATATCAAGGAACTGCTCCAGCTCAGGATTTAGCATACTGTGGCCTTGATGTTGAGCACCTGGATAGACCAGACAGAATGCGAGATAATTCGCATGGCAGAATAAATGTTGTTAAG GGTGCAATTGTTTATTCCAACATTGTCACAACTGTATCACCAACATATGCTCAAGAGGTCCGCTCAGAG GGTGGGCGTGGGCTCCAAGATACACTTAAAGTGCATTCCAAGAAATTTGTCGGAATACTTAATGGAATCGACACAGACACATGGAATCCTTCTACAGATAAGTTTCTCAAAGTTCAGTATATTGCTAATGATCTACATGGGAAATCAGCAAACAAAGCAGCTCTCAGAAAGCAGCTAAAGCTGTCTTCTGCTTATGCTTCCCAACCACTA GTTGGTTGCATTACACGGTTAGTTCCTCAAAAGGGTGTACATCTCATCAGGCATGCGATCTACAAAACAGCTGAGTTAGGAGGACAGTTTGTTCTTCTGGGTTCAAGTCCAGTACCACATATTCAA AGGGAATTTGAGGGTATTGCAGACCATTTTCAGAACAACAACAATATCCGGTTGATTTTGAAGTATGATGATGCTCtgtcacatatgatttttgcaGCTTCAGACATGTTCATTGTTCCTTCTATGTTTGAGCCATGTGGCCTCACTCAG ATGATAGCCATGCGGTATGGTTCTGTGCCAATCGTTCGAAAAACAGGTGGTTTGAATGACAG TGTTTTTGACTTTGATGATGAAACGATACCTGTGGAACTGCGAAATGGCTTTACATTTGTGAAGGCTGATGAGCAG GGTTTTAATAGTGCAATGGAAAGAGCTTTCAACTACTACACTAGAAAACCAGAAGTCTGGAAACAATTAGTACAAAATGACATGAGGATAGATTTCAGCTGGGATTCTTCAGCTTCACAATACGAGGATATCTATCAAAGAGCGGTTGCTCGAGCAAGGGCGGGAGCGTAA
- the LOC133929294 gene encoding probable starch synthase 4, chloroplastic/amyloplastic isoform X3, translating to MKLSETGAQPKLSSEGKSAAEISDSQILMEFDVLKEENMLLKDDIKFLKTKLIEITETEESLFKLEKERALLDASLRELECRFIAAQSDMLKLGPLQHDAWWEKVENLEELLESTAKQVEHAAMILDRYHDFQDKVEKLEASLGAAKVSKFCFYLVDLLQQRAKSVEERFQACNHEMHSQFELYEHSIVEFHDTLNKIIKESEKKSLEHYAEGMPSEFWSRISLLIDGWSLEKKISCNDANMLREMAWKRDNCLREAYLSSRGMEERELMDSFLKVALPGTSYGLHIVHIAAEMAPVAKVGGLADVISGLGKSLQKKGHLVEIILPKYDCMQHNQINNLKVLDAVVQSYFEGHVFGNKIWTGTVGGLPVYFIEPQHPAKFFWRAQYYGEHDDFKRFSYFSRAALELLYQSGKKIDIIHCHDWQTAFVAPLYWDVYANLGFNAARICFTCHNFEYQGTAPAQDLAYCGLDVEHLDRPDRMRDNSHGRINVVKGAIVYSNIVTTVSPTYAQEVRSEGGRGLQDTLKVHSKKFVGILNGIDTDTWNPSTDKFLKVQYIANDLHGKSANKAALRKQLKLSSAYASQPLVGCITRLVPQKGVHLIRHAIYKTAELGGQFVLLGSSPVPHIQREFEGIADHFQNNNNIRLILKYDDALSHMIFAASDMFIVPSMFEPCGLTQMIAMRYGSVPIVRKTGGLNDSVFDFDDETIPVELRNGFTFVKADEQGFNSAMERAFNYYTRKPEVWKQLVQNDMRIDFSWDSSASQYEDIYQRAVARARAGA from the exons ATGAAATTGTCGGAAACTGGTGCACAACCAAAGCTTTCAAGTGAAGGGAAGTCTGCTGCAGAGATTAGTGACTCTCAGATTCTTATGGAGTTTGATGTTCTAAAGGAAGAGAATATGCTACTTAAGGATGACATAAAATTTCTTAAAACAAAGCTTATCGAGATCACTGAGACAGAAGAGAGTCTATTCAAATTGGAGAAAGAGCGCGCTCTTTTAGATGCTTCTCTCAGAGAGCTGGAGTGTAGATTCATAGCTGCCCAATCTGATATGTTGAAACTTGGTCCTCTGCAGCATGATGCCTGGTGGGAGAAAGTAGAAAATTTGGAAGAATTGCTTGAATCTACAGCAAAACAAGTCGAGCATGCTGCTATGATACTAGACCGCTATCATGATTTCCAGGATAAGGTTGAAAAATTAGAAGCATCATTGGGAGCAGCGAAGGTATCAAAATTctgtttttatttggttgatctTTTGCAGCAAAGGGCAAAATCAGTAGAAGAGCGCTTCCAGGCATGTAATCATGAAATGCATTCTCAATTTGAACTGTATGAGCACTCAATAGTGGAATTTCATGATACTCTCAACAAAATAATAAAGGAAAGTGAGAAAAAATCACTGGAGCATTATGCAGAAGGCATGCCATCTGAGTTCTGGAGTAGAATCTCTCTTTTGATTGATGGGTGGTCGCTTGAGAAGAAAATATCCTGCAATGATGCAAATATGTTAAGAGAAATGGCTTGGAAAAGAGATAATTGTCTTCGGGAAGCATACTTGTCATCCAGAGGTATGGAAGAGAGGGAACTGATGGATAGTTTTCTAAAGGTGGCACTACCTGGAACGAG CTATGGTTTGCACATTGTCCACATAGCAGCAGAGATGGCTCCTGTTGCAAAG GTTGGTGGTTTGGCAGATGTGATATCTGGTCTTGGCAAGTCACTTCAGAAAAAGGGGCATCTAGTTGAGATTATTCTTCCCAAATATGACTGCATGCAGCATAATCAAATTAACAATCTTAAG GTTCTAGATGCTGTGGTACAGTCCTACTTTGAGGGACATGTGTTTGGGAACAAAATATGGACTGGGACTGTCGGAG GCCTTCCTGTCTACTTTATTGAGCCACAGCATCCAGCTAAGTTCTTCTGGAGGGCACAATACTATGGAGAGCATGATGACTTCAAACGTTTTTCCTACTTTAGTCGTGCAGCACTGGAATTACTTTACCAATCTGGGAAGAAAATTGACATAATCCACTGCCATGACTGGCAGACTGCATTTGTT GCACCTCTTTATTGGGATGTATATGCAAATCTGGGCTTCAACGCAGCTAGAATTTGTTTCACCTGCCACAATTTTGAATATCAAGGAACTGCTCCAGCTCAGGATTTAGCATACTGTGGCCTTGATGTTGAGCACCTGGATAGACCAGACAGAATGCGAGATAATTCGCATGGCAGAATAAATGTTGTTAAG GGTGCAATTGTTTATTCCAACATTGTCACAACTGTATCACCAACATATGCTCAAGAGGTCCGCTCAGAG GGTGGGCGTGGGCTCCAAGATACACTTAAAGTGCATTCCAAGAAATTTGTCGGAATACTTAATGGAATCGACACAGACACATGGAATCCTTCTACAGATAAGTTTCTCAAAGTTCAGTATATTGCTAATGATCTACATGGGAAATCAGCAAACAAAGCAGCTCTCAGAAAGCAGCTAAAGCTGTCTTCTGCTTATGCTTCCCAACCACTA GTTGGTTGCATTACACGGTTAGTTCCTCAAAAGGGTGTACATCTCATCAGGCATGCGATCTACAAAACAGCTGAGTTAGGAGGACAGTTTGTTCTTCTGGGTTCAAGTCCAGTACCACATATTCAA AGGGAATTTGAGGGTATTGCAGACCATTTTCAGAACAACAACAATATCCGGTTGATTTTGAAGTATGATGATGCTCtgtcacatatgatttttgcaGCTTCAGACATGTTCATTGTTCCTTCTATGTTTGAGCCATGTGGCCTCACTCAG ATGATAGCCATGCGGTATGGTTCTGTGCCAATCGTTCGAAAAACAGGTGGTTTGAATGACAG TGTTTTTGACTTTGATGATGAAACGATACCTGTGGAACTGCGAAATGGCTTTACATTTGTGAAGGCTGATGAGCAG GGTTTTAATAGTGCAATGGAAAGAGCTTTCAACTACTACACTAGAAAACCAGAAGTCTGGAAACAATTAGTACAAAATGACATGAGGATAGATTTCAGCTGGGATTCTTCAGCTTCACAATACGAGGATATCTATCAAAGAGCGGTTGCTCGAGCAAGGGCGGGAGCGTAA
- the LOC133929297 gene encoding uncharacterized protein LOC133929297: MEALSYIRLSRALPNLLDTVTRPLKPPRRRGVLQTLASAPAADAAPSASSPSLTRFLVAALRGGRAGGELPDLAAADAGGAGIGTLLMSTTAAAVSKARESPYLLALAANPTFVSGLVAWAVAQAAKAVLTSFVERRWDLRMLFSSGGMPSSHTALCTALTASVALCHGVSDALFPVCLGFTLIVMYDATGVRRHAGMQAEVLNKIVEDLFQGHPISERKLKELLGHTPSQVFAGAFLGILVAWFCCHGCIVSI; this comes from the exons ATGGAGGCGCTCAGCTACATCCGCTTGTCTAGGGCTCTCCCCAACCTCCTCGACACCGTCACCAGGCCCCTCAagcccccgcgccgccgcggcgtccTCCAAACTCTAGcctccgcccccgccgccgatGCCGCGCCGTCGGCTTCCTCGCCGTCGCTCACCCGGTTCCTCGTCGCGGCGCTGCGGGGAGGCCGCGCGGGAGGGGAGCTCCCCGACCTCGCGGCCGCGGACGCGGGGGGAGCGGGGATAGGGACGCTACTGATGagcacgacggcggcggcggtgtccAAGGCGCGGGAGAGCCCGTACCTGCTGGCGCTGGCGGCGAACCCGACGTTCGTGTCGGGGCTGGTGGCGTGGGCGGTGGCACAGGCCGCCAAGGCCGTGCTGACCTCCTTCGTGGAGCGGCGTTGGGACCTGCGGATGCTCTTCAGCTCCGGGGGGATGCCGTCCTCGCACACCGCGCTCTGCACCGCGCTCACAGCCTCCGTCGCGCTCTGCCACGGTGTCAGCGACGCGCTCTTCCCCGTATGTCTCGGGTTTACTCTCATAGTTATGTACGACGCCACGGGCGTCAGGCGCCACGCCGGAATGCAGGCCGAG GTACTCAATAAGATTGTTGAGGACTTGTTTCAAGGCCATCCAATTAGCGAAAGAAAACTCAAGGAGTTGTTGGGACACACTCCATCACAGGTTTTTGCCGGAGCATTTTTAGGCATCTTGGTAGCCTGGTTTTGCTGCCATGGTTGTATTGTTTCCATCTGA